One window of Streptomyces sp. SUK 48 genomic DNA carries:
- a CDS encoding regulator, which translates to MTDRPAQRTPNRQLAALIAEAGFSNAGLARRVDQLGLEHGLDLRYDKTSVTRWLRGQQPRGTTPALIAEVFTRRLGRRLSAQDLGLDACAPVYAGLEFAATPEEAVDIVSGLWRKDSGSHAELRKIAFTPAGLVVPSRDWLIGKPDDRVAREPAPRVPAQGRPGVLRTPVGRPRASGPLERIPGHRVVGGDIAALRSVGELFRTLDDRFGGGHARQALVRYLEHECEPMLRGSYDEPTGRRLFSAAADLTRLAGWTSYDIAAHGLAQRYFVQALRLAQAAGDRPYGSFVLVTMSRQAVYLGHGREAVQLARVAQQGIGTGGPPAVQSLLHAAEARAHGVLGEVRACTAALVRAERALEAARPGDEVPYWARFFDEAQLADELGHCYRDLQQFRAAAQHAERSLQLRAPAYARSRLFCRVVLATARLGLGELDQACALATEAAAQAADMRSARAVEYIRDFERRLEPYKDAAPARTYHEKVAALN; encoded by the coding sequence ATGACGGACCGACCCGCGCAGCGCACCCCCAACCGCCAGCTCGCCGCGCTCATCGCAGAGGCGGGGTTCTCCAACGCGGGTCTGGCCCGGCGCGTCGACCAGCTCGGCCTGGAACACGGGCTGGACCTCAGATACGACAAGACATCCGTCACCCGCTGGCTGCGCGGCCAGCAGCCGAGAGGCACCACACCCGCGCTGATCGCCGAGGTGTTCACCCGCCGGCTCGGGCGCCGGCTCTCCGCCCAGGATCTCGGCCTGGACGCGTGTGCGCCGGTGTACGCCGGGCTGGAGTTCGCGGCCACCCCGGAGGAGGCCGTGGACATCGTCAGCGGGCTGTGGCGCAAGGACTCCGGCAGCCATGCCGAGCTGCGCAAGATCGCGTTCACCCCGGCGGGGCTCGTCGTGCCCAGCCGGGACTGGCTGATCGGCAAGCCCGACGACCGGGTGGCCCGGGAGCCGGCGCCCCGGGTGCCCGCGCAGGGGCGGCCCGGCGTGCTGCGGACACCGGTCGGGCGGCCCCGGGCGAGCGGGCCCCTGGAGCGCATCCCCGGGCACCGGGTCGTCGGGGGCGACATCGCCGCGCTGCGCTCGGTGGGGGAGCTGTTCCGCACCCTGGACGACCGGTTCGGCGGCGGCCACGCCCGCCAGGCGCTGGTGCGCTACCTGGAGCACGAGTGCGAGCCGATGCTGCGCGGGAGCTACGACGAGCCCACCGGGCGCCGGCTGTTCTCGGCCGCCGCGGACCTGACCCGGCTCGCGGGCTGGACGTCGTACGACATCGCCGCGCACGGGCTGGCCCAGCGGTACTTCGTGCAGGCGCTGCGGCTCGCGCAGGCGGCGGGGGACCGGCCGTACGGCTCCTTCGTGCTGGTCACGATGAGCAGGCAGGCGGTGTACCTCGGGCACGGCAGGGAGGCGGTGCAGCTCGCGCGGGTCGCCCAGCAGGGGATCGGCACCGGGGGACCACCGGCCGTGCAGTCGCTGCTGCACGCGGCGGAGGCGCGGGCGCACGGAGTGCTGGGGGAGGTGCGGGCGTGCACGGCGGCGCTGGTGCGGGCCGAGCGGGCGCTGGAGGCGGCCCGGCCGGGGGACGAAGTGCCGTACTGGGCGCGGTTCTTCGACGAGGCCCAGCTCGCGGACGAGCTGGGGCACTGCTACCGGGACCTCCAGCAGTTCCGGGCGGCCGCGCAACACGCGGAGCGCTCGCTCCAGTTGCGCGCCCCCGCGTACGCCCGCAGCCGGCTCTTCTGCCGGGTCGTCCTCGCCACGGCCCGCCTCGGCCTCGGCGAACTCGACCAGGCGTGCGCGCTGGCCACGGAGGCCGCGGCCCAGGCCGCGGACATGCGCAGCGCCCGCGCCGTCGAATACATCCGCGACTTCGAACGCCGCCTGGAGCCCTACAAGGACGCGGCCCCGGCGCGGACGTACCACGAGAAGGTGGCGGCCCTGAACTGA
- a CDS encoding NAD(P)/FAD-dependent oxidoreductase: MLEPANQVDVVIVGAGIAGLSAAHRLTSAGVTTAVLEAASCVGGRMATEKVDGFRLDRIGQLLSTAYPELRLTPGLDSLALRSFAPGVLLHRDGRTHRAGAPANGGSARGALHAVRALASAPRGVTAPPGRGGGAPVGGAMDQARLGAALNRIAAMPVERLLARPELPAAQALAARGIPARTVEGFLRPLLAALLCDPDLTTSSRCADLALRAFASGRLCVPEGGADMMPEVMARALPPGTVHTGVRVTSVSTTSVTTAEHGEIRCRAVLLATDARAAAELLPGLRVPEFHPVTVVHHTTDEPAAAFSTGASLLLDADRGGPVAHTSVLSNVDPSRAPGGRVLISSTVLGTPPEGVDTAVRIHLSRLYGMSTRRWETLAVHHSPQAVPVMRAPHDLRRPVRLLAGLYVCGDHRGTSTLQGALHSAHRAVRSLLADLGTTGSLHAADPAPTMPKAA, encoded by the coding sequence GTGCTTGAGCCCGCGAACCAGGTGGACGTCGTCATCGTGGGAGCCGGCATCGCCGGACTCTCGGCGGCCCACCGGCTCACCAGCGCAGGAGTGACGACCGCAGTCCTGGAAGCCGCCTCGTGCGTCGGCGGCCGCATGGCGACGGAGAAGGTCGACGGTTTCCGGCTCGACCGGATCGGACAGCTGCTGTCCACGGCGTATCCCGAGCTCCGGCTGACGCCGGGGCTGGACTCCCTGGCCCTGCGCTCCTTCGCGCCGGGCGTGCTGCTGCACCGCGACGGGCGCACCCACCGGGCGGGCGCGCCGGCGAACGGAGGAAGCGCGAGGGGCGCACTCCATGCGGTGCGCGCCCTGGCAAGCGCCCCCAGAGGGGTGACGGCGCCGCCCGGACGGGGCGGTGGCGCGCCGGTGGGCGGCGCGATGGACCAGGCGCGGCTGGGCGCCGCGCTGAACCGGATCGCCGCGATGCCGGTCGAACGGCTGCTCGCCCGCCCGGAGCTGCCCGCCGCGCAGGCCCTCGCGGCCCGGGGGATACCGGCCCGCACGGTCGAGGGCTTCCTGCGCCCGCTGCTCGCCGCGCTGCTGTGCGACCCGGACCTGACGACGTCCAGCCGGTGCGCGGACCTGGCGCTGCGGGCGTTCGCGAGCGGGCGGCTGTGTGTGCCGGAGGGCGGCGCGGACATGATGCCCGAGGTGATGGCGCGGGCGCTGCCGCCGGGGACCGTGCACACCGGGGTGCGGGTGACGTCGGTGTCCACGACGTCCGTGACCACGGCCGAGCACGGGGAGATCCGCTGCCGTGCGGTGCTGCTGGCCACCGACGCGCGCGCGGCGGCGGAGCTGCTGCCGGGACTCAGGGTGCCGGAGTTCCACCCGGTGACGGTGGTCCACCACACGACGGACGAACCGGCGGCGGCGTTCTCCACGGGCGCCTCGCTGCTGCTGGACGCGGACCGGGGCGGCCCGGTGGCGCACACGTCGGTGCTCAGCAACGTGGACCCGAGCCGGGCGCCGGGCGGCCGGGTGCTGATCTCCTCGACGGTGCTCGGCACCCCGCCCGAGGGCGTGGACACCGCGGTCCGCATCCACCTCTCCCGCCTCTACGGCATGTCCACGCGCCGCTGGGAGACGTTGGCCGTGCACCACTCCCCGCAGGCCGTCCCGGTCATGCGCGCCCCGCACGACCTCCGCCGCCCGGTGCGCCTGCTCGCCGGCCTCTACGTCTGCGGCGACCACCGCGGCACCAGCACCCTCCAGGGCGCCCTCCACTCCGCCCACCGCGCCGTCCGCTCCCTCCTCGCGGACCTGGGCACCACGGGCTCCCTGCACGCGGCCGACCCGGCCCCGACCATGCCGAAGGCCGCCTGA
- a CDS encoding GNAT family N-acetyltransferase, translating into MPEPHIRLATPADEEPLARLDRTTWSTLHAVTPRPEPPYPPLFDERHHPGDFLVAELDGHLVGYVRLAQMIPLPAHAHILTIQGFVVAEEVRGRGLGRALIRAAVAEARARGARRLNLRVLGHNTPARKLYEAEGFTVEGVSPDEFLLDGTYVDDISMGRAL; encoded by the coding sequence ATGCCCGAGCCGCACATACGCCTTGCCACGCCCGCGGACGAGGAGCCCCTCGCCCGCCTCGACCGGACCACCTGGTCCACCCTGCACGCGGTGACGCCCCGCCCCGAGCCGCCGTACCCGCCGCTCTTCGACGAGCGCCACCACCCCGGCGACTTCCTCGTCGCCGAGCTGGACGGGCATCTCGTCGGCTACGTGCGCCTGGCCCAGATGATCCCGCTGCCCGCCCACGCGCACATCCTCACCATCCAGGGCTTCGTGGTCGCCGAGGAGGTCCGCGGCCGGGGCCTGGGGCGGGCGCTGATCCGGGCCGCCGTGGCCGAGGCCCGCGCGCGCGGCGCCCGCCGGCTGAACCTGCGCGTGCTCGGCCACAACACCCCGGCCAGGAAGCTCTACGAGGCCGAGGGCTTCACCGTGGAGGGCGTCAGCCCGGACGAGTTCCTGCTCGACGGCACCTACGTCGACGACATCTCCATGGGCCGCGCCCTGTAG
- a CDS encoding MarP family serine protease, with the protein MDLLDLLLVLVILLYAASGYRRGLVAGCVSLAGFVGGAVVGVWALPWVTGQVARGTATATVLAVLTVLVPAAVGHELAGRLALRLRGGLDKGPLRVVDGVGGAAANAVAVLIVSWVAASVLSAAPSPALTTAIRDSSLLGAVQRTMPETTPAWFSRATSALTDAGFPQVFNPFENESTAQVPRPTGDSVTAAAATAAKTSTVKIEGVSGSEGREGSGFVFAPGRVMTNAHVVAGIARPSVRVGGVGPVYPARVVLFDPDRDVAVLYVPGLSAPVLRFDTAASRGDSAVVAGYPQDGSLNLQAATVGNLVRATGQNIYSDGAVTREIYSIRSTVRPGNSGGPLLTADGRVFGVVFARSTSDAETGYVLTASEVAADAQRGATATAAVDTGALVG; encoded by the coding sequence GTGGACCTGCTCGACCTGCTCCTGGTGCTGGTGATCCTCCTGTACGCCGCGTCCGGTTACCGGCGCGGCCTGGTGGCCGGGTGTGTCTCGCTGGCCGGGTTCGTCGGCGGCGCGGTCGTCGGCGTATGGGCGCTGCCGTGGGTGACCGGCCAGGTGGCGCGGGGTACGGCGACGGCGACGGTGCTCGCGGTGCTGACCGTGCTGGTGCCCGCCGCGGTGGGTCATGAGCTGGCGGGCCGGCTCGCGCTGCGGCTGCGCGGCGGCCTGGACAAGGGCCCGCTGCGGGTGGTGGACGGCGTCGGGGGCGCGGCGGCCAACGCGGTCGCGGTGCTGATCGTGTCCTGGGTGGCGGCGAGCGTGCTCAGCGCGGCCCCCTCCCCCGCGCTGACCACGGCGATCCGGGACTCCTCGCTGCTCGGCGCCGTCCAGCGGACGATGCCGGAGACGACGCCCGCGTGGTTCTCCCGGGCCACCTCGGCGCTCACCGACGCGGGGTTCCCGCAGGTCTTCAACCCGTTCGAGAACGAGTCGACGGCCCAGGTGCCCCGCCCCACCGGGGACAGCGTCACGGCGGCCGCGGCGACCGCCGCCAAGACGAGCACGGTCAAGATCGAGGGGGTCTCGGGCAGCGAGGGCCGGGAGGGCAGCGGGTTCGTGTTCGCGCCGGGGCGGGTGATGACCAACGCGCATGTGGTGGCGGGCATCGCCCGGCCGAGCGTGCGGGTGGGCGGGGTCGGCCCGGTGTACCCGGCGCGGGTGGTGCTCTTCGACCCCGACCGGGATGTGGCGGTGCTGTACGTGCCGGGGCTGAGCGCGCCGGTGCTGCGCTTCGACACCGCCGCCTCGCGCGGGGACTCGGCGGTGGTGGCGGGCTATCCGCAGGACGGCAGCCTGAACCTCCAGGCGGCGACCGTGGGGAACCTGGTGCGGGCGACCGGGCAGAACATCTACAGCGACGGCGCGGTCACCCGGGAGATCTACTCGATCCGCTCCACGGTCCGGCCGGGCAACTCCGGCGGGCCGCTGCTGACGGCGGACGGCCGGGTGTTCGGGGTGGTGTTCGCCCGCTCCACCTCGGACGCCGAGACGGGGTACGTGCTGACGGCGTCCGAGGTGGCGGCGGACGCCCAGCGGGGGGCCACGGCGACGGCGGCGGTGGACACGGGCGCGCTGGTGGGCTGA
- a CDS encoding peptidoglycan recognition protein has protein sequence MAVLALALYARGTERPAALGLRSAAPGTRSTHLAGRPLIVPRSAWLAGTPAGHSQPPPRYDDKVIAVFVHHTDSSNAYRCADTPEVIRRLYAGQTGVRRWDDIGYNFLVDRCGTIYEGRAGGADRAVTGAHAQGFNHRTAGIAAIGTFTAGVPVPRAMTDAIAAVAAWKLGPADIDPRARVRLVSSNGHSRFRAGTTVTLPAVAGHNDGFMTNCPGAALTARLPEIRETAARLQGRAPGAPTPRAPRAPSRTPATPSRTPATPTSPGSHTPTTSAPQPLKRAQSLG, from the coding sequence ATGGCCGTCCTCGCGCTCGCCCTGTACGCGCGCGGCACGGAGCGGCCCGCCGCGCTCGGCCTGCGCTCCGCCGCGCCCGGGACCAGGAGCACCCACCTCGCCGGCCGGCCCCTGATCGTGCCGCGCTCCGCCTGGCTGGCCGGCACCCCCGCCGGGCACAGCCAGCCGCCGCCGCGCTACGACGACAAGGTGATCGCCGTCTTCGTGCACCACACCGACTCGTCCAACGCCTACCGGTGCGCGGACACCCCCGAGGTCATCCGCCGGCTCTACGCCGGGCAGACCGGCGTCCGGCGGTGGGACGACATCGGCTACAACTTCCTCGTCGACCGCTGCGGCACGATCTACGAGGGCCGGGCGGGCGGCGCCGACCGGGCCGTCACCGGCGCCCACGCGCAGGGCTTCAACCACCGCACCGCCGGGATCGCCGCGATCGGCACCTTCACCGCGGGCGTACCGGTGCCGCGCGCCATGACGGACGCCATCGCGGCCGTCGCCGCCTGGAAGCTGGGGCCGGCCGACATCGATCCGCGCGCCCGGGTGCGGCTGGTCTCCAGCAACGGGCACAGCCGCTTCCGCGCGGGCACCACTGTCACGCTGCCCGCCGTCGCCGGTCACAACGACGGCTTCATGACCAACTGCCCGGGCGCCGCCCTCACCGCCCGGCTGCCGGAGATCAGGGAGACGGCGGCGCGCCTCCAGGGCCGGGCGCCCGGCGCGCCGACACCGCGCGCCCCGCGCGCACCCTCGCGTACGCCCGCCACACCCTCGCGTACGCCCGCGACACCCACGTCCCCCGGGTCCCACACCCCCACCACATCCGCCCCTCAGCCCCTGAAGCGCGCCCAGAGCCTCGGGTAG
- a CDS encoding DUF4240 domain-containing protein, with translation MDETEFWELVDGTREAAGGDPEDQAELLVERLTRLDPERVLDFARHFEARYNRAYRWDLWGAAWVLLDGASDDAFDFFRCWLIGQGREVFEGALHDPDALAGLLGDFDEEVDGDAEELGYAADEAYEQLTGTVAADLGIPPAPAEPVGGPVDLENEALLAELYPRLWARFRG, from the coding sequence ATGGACGAGACGGAGTTCTGGGAGCTGGTCGACGGCACGCGCGAGGCCGCCGGGGGCGATCCCGAGGACCAGGCCGAGCTGCTGGTGGAACGGCTCACCCGACTGGACCCCGAGCGGGTCCTGGACTTCGCCCGTCATTTCGAGGCCCGCTACAACCGCGCCTACCGCTGGGACCTGTGGGGCGCCGCCTGGGTGCTCCTGGACGGGGCCAGCGACGACGCGTTCGACTTCTTCCGGTGCTGGCTGATCGGCCAGGGCCGGGAGGTGTTCGAGGGCGCCCTGCACGACCCGGACGCGCTGGCCGGGCTGCTGGGCGACTTCGACGAGGAGGTCGACGGCGACGCCGAGGAGCTGGGGTACGCGGCCGACGAGGCGTACGAGCAGCTCACCGGCACGGTGGCGGCCGACCTCGGCATCCCGCCCGCGCCCGCGGAACCGGTGGGCGGCCCGGTCGACCTGGAGAACGAGGCGCTGCTCGCCGAGCTCTACCCGAGGCTCTGGGCGCGCTTCAGGGGCTGA
- a CDS encoding WYL domain-containing protein: MRAARLIKMVLLLQSRAAMTAGELARELEVSERTVNRDARALSEAGVPVYADRGRAGGYRLVGGYRTRLTGLARDEAEALFLSGVPGALREMGLADAASAARLKVAAALLPSLQDAPRAAARRFHLDAPGWFKAPGTPALLPALAEAVWDDRCVTARYRRGDGEVARLLEPYGLVLKAGAWYLCARVPDPGAFRTYRVDRFTSVEARETRFERDEDFDLPAHWSAQAERFARSLLRAEAVVRLSPAGVRGLPDAVGVPAAREGLAGAGEPDGAGWVTVTLPVESEEVAHAQLTGLGPEAEVLAPGSLRARFARDAARLAALYKAA; encoded by the coding sequence ATGCGTGCGGCCCGGCTCATCAAGATGGTCCTGCTCCTCCAGTCGCGGGCGGCGATGACCGCCGGTGAGCTGGCGCGGGAGCTGGAGGTCTCGGAGCGGACGGTGAACCGGGACGCGCGGGCGCTGTCGGAAGCGGGGGTGCCGGTGTACGCGGACCGGGGGCGGGCCGGCGGATACCGGCTGGTCGGCGGGTACCGGACGCGGCTGACGGGGCTGGCGCGCGACGAGGCGGAGGCGCTGTTCCTCAGCGGGGTGCCGGGGGCGCTGCGCGAGATGGGCCTCGCGGACGCGGCGTCGGCGGCCCGGCTGAAGGTGGCGGCGGCGCTCCTGCCCTCCCTCCAGGACGCGCCCCGGGCCGCGGCCCGGCGCTTCCACCTGGACGCGCCGGGCTGGTTCAAGGCGCCCGGGACGCCCGCGCTGCTGCCCGCGCTGGCCGAGGCGGTGTGGGACGACCGCTGTGTCACGGCCCGCTACCGGCGCGGGGACGGCGAGGTGGCGCGGCTGCTGGAGCCGTACGGACTCGTGCTGAAGGCGGGCGCCTGGTACCTGTGCGCCCGGGTGCCGGACCCGGGGGCCTTCCGCACCTACCGCGTCGACCGGTTCACCTCCGTCGAGGCCCGGGAGACCCGTTTCGAGCGGGACGAGGACTTCGACCTGCCCGCCCACTGGTCCGCCCAGGCCGAGCGGTTCGCGCGCTCGCTGCTGCGCGCCGAGGCCGTCGTACGGCTCTCCCCGGCGGGGGTGCGCGGGCTGCCGGACGCCGTCGGTGTCCCGGCCGCCCGGGAGGGGCTGGCCGGTGCCGGGGAGCCGGACGGGGCGGGCTGGGTGACGGTGACGCTGCCGGTGGAGTCGGAGGAGGTCGCGCACGCCCAGCTGACCGGGCTCGGCCCCGAGGCGGAGGTGCTGGCGCCGGGCAGCCTGCGGGCGCGGTTCGCGCGGGACGCGGCGCGGCTCGCGGCACTCTACAAAGCGGCGTGA